A window of the Fuscovulum sp. genome harbors these coding sequences:
- the rsmH gene encoding 16S rRNA (cytosine(1402)-N(4))-methyltransferase RsmH, producing the protein MAPGDQEIGRKPHIPVLLRPLLAAVAPVEGDWLDGTFGAGGYARGLLEAGAARVTGVDRDPLALEMAAGWAGDYGDRLRLVAGTFSELDNHAGGLLDGVVLDLGVSSMQLDRAERGFSFQKDGPLDMRMSQDGESAADLVNGADEGVLADILYHYGEERASRRIAKAIVEARAVEPITRTLRLAEIVAKCLPRPKPGQSHPATRSFQAIRIAVNTEFQELADGLQAAERALKPGGRLAVVTFHSLEDRIVKRFFQIASGTESNANRYAPAKADTTARFEMITRKAVAPDDDELAENPRARSAKLRVARRTHAPSAPIAPDLLGLPVIQPKKGRR; encoded by the coding sequence TTGGCCCCCGGCGATCAGGAGATCGGTCGCAAACCCCATATCCCGGTGCTGCTGCGCCCGTTGCTGGCGGCGGTGGCCCCGGTCGAGGGGGATTGGCTGGACGGCACCTTTGGTGCGGGCGGCTATGCGCGCGGGTTGCTGGAGGCCGGTGCGGCGCGGGTGACGGGTGTGGACCGCGATCCGCTGGCGCTGGAGATGGCTGCAGGGTGGGCGGGGGACTATGGCGACCGGCTGCGGCTGGTGGCGGGGACGTTTTCCGAGTTGGATAACCATGCGGGCGGCTTGCTGGACGGGGTCGTGCTGGATCTGGGCGTGTCGTCGATGCAGTTGGACCGGGCCGAGCGCGGGTTTTCGTTCCAGAAGGACGGGCCTTTGGACATGCGGATGAGCCAGGACGGTGAGAGCGCCGCCGATCTGGTGAATGGCGCAGATGAGGGCGTGCTGGCCGATATCCTGTATCATTACGGTGAAGAGCGCGCCTCGCGCCGGATTGCCAAGGCGATTGTCGAGGCGCGGGCGGTGGAGCCGATCACGCGGACGCTGCGGCTGGCCGAGATCGTGGCCAAATGCCTGCCGCGCCCCAAGCCCGGCCAGAGCCATCCGGCGACGCGCAGCTTTCAGGCCATCCGGATTGCGGTGAACACCGAATTTCAGGAACTGGCCGACGGGCTGCAGGCCGCCGAACGGGCCTTGAAGCCCGGCGGGCGGCTGGCGGTGGTGACGTTCCACAGCCTTGAGGACCGGATCGTGAAGCGGTTCTTCCAGATTGCCAGCGGGACGGAATCCAATGCCAACCGCTATGCCCCGGCCAAGGCCGACACCACGGCGCGGTTCGAGATGATTACCCGCAAGGCCGTTGCCCCGGATGATGACGAATTGGCTGAGAACCCGCGTGCGCGCAGTGCCAAGCTGCGCGTAGCGCGGCGCACCCATGCGCCCTCGGCCCCGATTGCGCCCGATCTGCTGGGCCTGCCTGTGATACAACCGAAGAAAGGACGCCGCTGA
- a CDS encoding cell division protein FtsL, translating into MRPVFFVLSFIAVMGLAFWAYRENYATQSALREMGRLQDEIASLREALALQRAEWAYLNRPERLRELATLNFDRLGLLPLEPTQFGAAAQVSYPAPMILPGDDMFPDISNPVDVTGQISNEMAPPPADGQFP; encoded by the coding sequence ATGCGCCCGGTGTTTTTCGTTCTGTCCTTCATCGCCGTGATGGGATTGGCCTTTTGGGCCTATCGCGAGAATTACGCGACGCAGAGCGCGCTGCGCGAGATGGGGCGGTTGCAGGATGAGATTGCAAGTTTGCGCGAGGCGCTGGCGTTGCAGCGGGCGGAATGGGCCTATTTGAACCGGCCCGAGCGGCTGCGGGAACTGGCGACGCTGAACTTTGACCGGCTGGGGCTGTTGCCGCTGGAGCCGACGCAATTCGGGGCGGCGGCGCAAGTGTCCTATCCTGCGCCGATGATCCTGCCGGGGGATGACATGTTCCCCGACATCTCGAACCCGGTGGATGTGACCGGGCAGATTTCCAATGAAATGGCTCCGCCTCCTGCTGACGGACAATTCCCATGA